tttgtgatTTTGTAATGGAGCTGTATTCCTCAAATGTGATAActgattttatttgctaataagaTATTAGTAACTACTGTCTAGGAATACATGCTATAATATTTTGGTACAATTTAATTGTGCTTATAATTAAATTAGTCCTAACTAATTCCATGATGATAttctcatttcaaaattaaaaaaaaagaactaaaatagagattaaaaaccTGTCAAAACTCACAATACTATAATGTAGCTAAattacagtttaaaataaaaaaatatttatttatatattttagagggaaagaCGGAGAACCCaatggggagaagaagagggaaatacagagaaaatttcAGACTCCACGCAGAGTGCAGactccaaagcagggctcaatctcatgtccctgagatcatgacctgagtcaaaaccaaaggcagactcttaaccaactgcgccatccaggcacccctaaattgcATTTCTAATCTATTTTGCTTTGAATGCAAAGCCCACAAGTTGCCCTAAAAATACCACACATTATACATTAAGTTCTGATGCCATACATTTTAtaagaattcttttccttttttttgagtTGAAAATCATCTGCAAATGTAGATACTTTGTTAATAAACTCAGATAATCATGATATAAGTAGAACATCTCTATGACAATCTACAGATTGTGAACGGATTTAAGTGAttactgtttttcctttgttattcCTATTCATACTGGTCGATCTGACTTGGGATTCAAACTTCCCCTttccattaggaaaaaaaaacaaggtcatttctttttttcagaggaTTCAGGTAAAGTGCATTCCAAACTAATTTTGGTACTACTCTAAGGCATTGCTAAAGTaatagtctgaaaaaaaaaaaaaaaaaactacattgttTCTTATGACATTTTTTGCATTCAGTCGCCATGAAGTTCTTACATGAGATTAAGtgtcactaaatattttttcatcaaaaatgGAATGAAtcattgcaggaaaaaaaaaatggtacttgggggcgcctgggtggctcagtgggttaggccgctgccttcggctcaggtcatggtctcagggtcctgggattgaggcccgcatcgggctctctgctcagcagggagcctgcttccctccctctctctctgcctgcctctctgtctacttgtgatctctctctgtcaaataaataaataaaatctttaaaaaaaaaatggtacttgGTATAAACCAAGAAATTAATCAAGATATCAAATTAAACCAAAATTTTGCACTCTTCTCTGACAAATTAGCCTAGCATATAGACCTAACACCAAGAAAAAGAATgtcaatgagagagaaagagaattggaAAACTGTGTATTCATGATATGGGTGCAAATTGCCttgaagatatatatattcaCAACTTTTTTAGGACTTCTAATTTAAGAAGAGAGATTTCAGCACATATAGAGAATGCAGAATGGTAAAGTTAGTGTCCAGTTGTGGAATGTAGGGAGCTTTTACCACTactctaattattaaaaaataaataaataaataagcactttCTCAATCCTTAATAGGtctttttaaatagttgtatttttaaattggacaATTTAGGAGATGATaccattcttttctcaagaagGCCGtccttaaaattcatatgaaacaaCAGAAGAGTCCTAAAAgtcatttacttaaataaataaaataactggtttgtgcttattattttattcacatatctgttatttcatttaacatgatAGCAAGTATTTGTTCATTAAATTGATTAAATTTCACTTTCAATGGGCTACACAGGTAATTCAACAGTAAGATATCAGGACAGGTTAGAATTCAttgaaacaaaaagaaccaaAGGACACACTAAACTTGTGACCATAACTTATATGTgactgggaaaaagaaacatgaatgaGTAGTTAGGAAGGAAAGCCTAAAATTATATATCTTCAAGTCTCAGGTatatgtttcatttctctacCAAAAACATCACAGAAATGGTTGAGAGATCAGAGTCTATACACAGCTGTTAATTATAGAGAATTGTTCTTTGAGAACAATGACTTTTATGATTGAAATATCCATCATACACTTGAATTGCCATAAGTTTGTTTGCAAAATGTCATTGCGATGCCTGTTTCTCTTGTAAGTGCTCTTTAGCCTGTTTTCTCCAGTcctgagaaataataaaagaaatattcatttcttaTGAATCTCACATGCTTTCCCAGTAGCTTTGGCAGCATCCATCTCAGTTGGAATTTGCCTCAAATAATCAACAGCAATATTTTTTGCAAAACAGTGAAGTGAGTGAAAAGAGAACTCGGGcatgtaaggggaaaaaagagcaagaaatttCATAGTATTATGAGGCATTATATACCAATGATCAACAATTCTATATCTTGAAACTAAATATCTTATTGCAAGATTTCTCTCATGACTctgaattgaaaattttattatttaatgagaaTGCACAGAATAAGGGATAAGAAAATGGATTGGTTCAATTTATTGAGGGGAATTTAAACTTCACTCTAAAatgcattgttgttgttgttgttgttgttgttgttcaggaAGAGAAGATAAAGGGATTTCATATATGATTCATTGATTACTCCAGGGTTGATAAAACAAAGCTTCTATAAATGAATACtgatgtaaataaaatgaaaaatataaaaatgtaatatgggATGGAAAGTAGAATACATACATAGGGAGAATACACTAACAACATTTAGATGGAaaaaacttggaaggaaaaaCTATTCTGGAGAAGACagagtttattttaaatgctCATCCAATTTTGCTTCTTTAGCCAATGAAATATGTAGATCCAATCTActaaatttctctgtcttttcatatTCTGTACTCTATAATATCTGAGGACAGTATGTCAATGAATTCATTGCCTACAGCTTAAGATCAGGAGTAAGCGGTTGAAAGGAGAATGTGAGTCAGAGTGAAaacacagaaatctgttacattgtTAAAGATTTAACTTCAATGAATTTCAAATTTAGAGATACCTCCATTTTAGTGACTTTTTCCTTGACATGTCATCTTTTCTATGTTACACTAGTACAGTGAGTAATAGTACAGGAAACTAAGGGACAGAAATGAGGAAAGGAGacacttttattgtttttggaaaaaagaCAAGTAGTTGTAGTTTCCCATTAAGAAGGGGACCCATGAAAGAAGTACATTTACATCTACAGGCAGCATTTCTATTCCAGTTAtcaaacatgcaaaaaaaaaaagaaaaaaaaaactaactaaaacCCCTGTTCTTCTCATTTGGAATACATGGTTTggatgagacttttttttttttaagattttatttatttgacagacagagatcacaagcaggcagagaggcagcagagagagagatggggaagctggctccctgcagagcagagagcccgatgcggggctccatcccagggccctgagatcatgacctgagcggaaggcagagcctttaactcactgagccacccaggcgcccctggataagatttttaaaaatctttttagattCAGTTTCCAATCTGTGAAATAAGGATTTTATGGAGAAACATTCTATGTAAAACACAGAGAGCAACACATGATAAAAACTTACTTATACATGTCACCTATTTATTAAGATGTCTTAAAGATCTACTACATCAAATTGGTATggcataatatatttatttccagaGATAAACTCCTGAACTATCCGTGGATAATCCTCTTTTCTACAAtctgcttggttttatttttccctctagaTTATacaagagaggaaataaatgaataaccaCACAGAAATAACAGAGTTCATCCTCCTGGGATTGTCAGATGATCCACAGCTTCAGGGGGTGATCTTTGTCTTTCTGCTCATCACCTACATGCTCAGCATCACTGGGAACCTGACCATTATCACCCTTACCCTGCTGGATTCCCACCTCCAGAcacccatgtatttcttcctcagAAATTTCTCCTTGCTAGAGGTTTCATTCACAACTGTCAGCATACCCAAGTTCCTGGGCAGCTTGATTACAAGAGATAAAACCATTTCCTTTAATGACTGCAtggctcagttcttttttttcatcCTCTTGGGAGTCACTGAATTTTGCCTTCTGGCTGCCATGTCCTATGACCGTTACATTGCCATCTGCAAACCTCTGCATTACATGACCATCATGAATCCCAGAGTCTGCAAACTCCTTGTCTTTGCCTCTTGGTTGGCTTCATTCTTAATCATATTCCCATTACTCATGCAGTTCATACAGCTTGATTACTGTAAGTCCAACGTTATAGACCATTTTACCTGTGATTATTTCCCCTTACTACACCTTTCTTGTTCAGACACAAAATTCCTAGAGATAGTGGGCTTTTCCTGTGCTGTGTTTACTCTACTGTTCACTTTGGCATTAATAATTCTGTCCTACATATATATCATTAGAACAATTTTGAGGATTCCTTCCGCTAGTCAGAGGACAAAGGCCTTTTCTACCTGTTCATCCCACATGATTGTCATCTCCATCTCGTATGGCAGCTGCATTTTCATGTACATTAATCCAGCAGCAAAAGACAGAGTGTCTCTGAGCAAGGG
This genomic interval from Mustela erminea isolate mMusErm1 chromosome 6, mMusErm1.Pri, whole genome shotgun sequence contains the following:
- the LOC116592474 gene encoding olfactory receptor 6C1-like; translation: MNNHTEITEFILLGLSDDPQLQGVIFVFLLITYMLSITGNLTIITLTLLDSHLQTPMYFFLRNFSLLEVSFTTVSIPKFLGSLITRDKTISFNDCMAQFFFFILLGVTEFCLLAAMSYDRYIAICKPLHYMTIMNPRVCKLLVFASWLASFLIIFPLLMQFIQLDYCKSNVIDHFTCDYFPLLHLSCSDTKFLEIVGFSCAVFTLLFTLALIILSYIYIIRTILRIPSASQRTKAFSTCSSHMIVISISYGSCIFMYINPAAKDRVSLSKGVAVLNTSVAPMLNPFIYSLRNQQVKRAFMDRARKIVFFSNK